In Rhodamnia argentea isolate NSW1041297 chromosome 1, ASM2092103v1, whole genome shotgun sequence, the genomic window ACAGAGGAAATACTTGAGGCTGGACTATATTCACATCACTGCAAAAGGCACATCAATTTGGGCCGATATAACCAAGCTATTAATTAGCGAAAAAACCCtgattatttaatttattcaatccACTCCACAAGCCTACATACATACACACCCAATGTTCCCTAACCCTTCTTCTCCAGGAATCTCCGGGCGATCTCTCCGTTCGCGCCGTTCGGGAAGAACCCGCCGGGGACGTGTTCATCCCCGGTCCCGTACACGACCCTCAGCACCTCCTGCGGTGTCCTCGGGTATGACAGGGACATCTTGTTCGCAGACAGCACGTTGGTCTCGGTCCTCTGCTCGGCCCCGAGCACCGGGGGTACGACGATGCCCTCGTCCTTGATCCCGCACATGCCGAGCTTGTTCCTCAGGATGGAGAACAAGTTGGTGAACTCCGCCACCGTGATGTCGTAAGGCGCGACCTTCTCGAGGGCCCGCTCGTAGAGCAGCGTCCGGATCACAGCGTCCTGACCGGATTCCACGCCCAAGAGCCCGGCCACGAGCTGCAACCACAAAGCAACTCCCACAACCATTTTcgaaggaaaattaccaaaaaatgatGGAGAGAAATGATGTGCGCTTACGGCTTTGGTAGTGAAATTGGAAAGGTTGGGGATGACACCGACATAACCAGTTAATCCCACATAAGGGATGAGATATGAAGCCAAGAGATAGTTGACCGTGTCCAAGTATGGGTCAAACGGAGGCCACAGTCTGTGCCCAAGAGCTTCATCCACCATCATTGCGAACTTGTGCGCACTTATGTCTATCAGCGGCCTTTGAATTCCACCTACTGTTGTGTAAATCGCTCTGAAATACCCGAACCGCAAAAGATACAATCAGTAGCTTCAGTCTTTCATTGGCTACTCAACTCATGTATTGATGGTTCATGCTCATGCATCCTAGTTTTAGATGACTAACTGACCTGAGATGGCCGACTTCCTCGTAACCGAACTCCTCGATGATTCGCCGGACGAGAGGGTCCAGATTGGCCCTCTCGCCGCCGGCTGGGGGCGGGCCGCCCAGAGCCAAGTGCGGTGCGATGCCGTCCAGCCCTCTGCCGAGCGCGCCGTAGAGGAAAAACTCGGCCTCCAAGAACTCCAAGTTCATGGCGACGTGGATCAGCTCCGCGTCGGTAGCGGGGACCGGCCCACAGTACCCGTGGCTACCGGCGGCGACCGGGCCAAGTCtcaggaagaaaggaaggagaaagACGACGCGGAAGCACGAGGCTTTCATATTCTGTTCCGAGAGGATGACACCCGCGGGGAGGTGCACGGGACGAGGACGAAAAGTAGGTTTTGTAGTCGCACGTTGGTGTAGGGGGTTGGCATGTCTCTGCCATGATCAATGATTGACTACACGAAAACCATGCTGTCTTAGAGGAAGAGTACTTTAACTTGTGAAGGAGAACAACATAATTTACCGAAAATGGTCTCTCTTCCTTATGGAGATATTAGGGTTTCGAGACATAAGTGGGCAATTTCCTTTGCTTCACCGGGGCGATTCGCCGATGTTTTTGCATGGTTAAACATGCCAGTCCTTCTTAAATTGTAATGCAGACGCGAAACCTTAATTAAGCCGGAATTTCGGGGCACGTCTTAGACGGCGCTACGGAAACCATGCAGCTCGAATAAATTAGATCTCGGAGGTTAGTACAAGCGACGCGAGATAATGACATTGGGGCACAAAGGAGTCGTTTCAATTTTGCAGCTAAACGTACAGAGAGCCCAATGAGATTCACTTTGGATTGTTTGTGATTGTGATGcgtgcgtgagagagagagagacgtaaGGTTTTAGGTGGACGAGATTAGTCAaatctcattttcttctctagAATCCAATGAGTTTATCGTAGCCACGCACGCTACCAATCGATTGGGAGATGTCCATTGGTTCTTGTAATCTTAGGACCATAGGTTCCTAATTGAGTACCGGAAAAAACCgaacaaaaaatcctaaatttattatacttttgccaattcaattctaaaccttttaattttgtcaattgaatcataaatcttttcacgttttgttaaTTAAGTCCGGCTAATTTTCATCGGTAATCATTGACATGACAATTCAATCAGCATGGGCCATCCTATGTGACACGGTCGGTGAtgacatagataattttaaatattttatttatttttcatgaaatttaattaattagtcattt contains:
- the LOC115750247 gene encoding desiccation-related protein PCC13-62-like, whose protein sequence is MKASCFRVVFLLPFFLRLGPVAAGSHGYCGPVPATDAELIHVAMNLEFLEAEFFLYGALGRGLDGIAPHLALGGPPPAGGERANLDPLVRRIIEEFGYEEVGHLRAIYTTVGGIQRPLIDISAHKFAMMVDEALGHRLWPPFDPYLDTVNYLLASYLIPYVGLTGYVGVIPNLSNFTTKALVAGLLGVESGQDAVIRTLLYERALEKVAPYDITVAEFTNLFSILRNKLGMCGIKDEGIVVPPVLGAEQRTETNVLSANKMSLSYPRTPQEVLRVVYGTGDEHVPGGFFPNGANGEIARRFLEKKG